A part of Cannabis sativa cultivar Pink pepper isolate KNU-18-1 chromosome 6, ASM2916894v1, whole genome shotgun sequence genomic DNA contains:
- the LOC115725153 gene encoding serine/threonine-protein kinase SRK2A yields MEKYELVKDIGSGNFGVARLMRNKETKELVAMKYIERGHKIDENVAREIINHRSLRHPNIIRFKEVVLTPTHLAIVMEYAAGGELFERICTAGRFSEDEARYFFQQLISGVNYCHSMQICHRDLKLENTLLDGSPAPRLKICDFGYSKSSLLHSRPKSTVGTPAYIAPEVLSRREYDGKLADVWSCGVTLYVMLVGAYPFEDQEDPKNFRKTINRIMAVQYKIPEYVHISQDCRHLISRIFVANPAKRITIKEIKNHPWFLKNLPRELTEAAQVMYYRRENPSFSIQTVEDIMKIVDEAKSPPPSSRSVGGFGWVGEEDGDAKEEAEAEEEEEEEEEDEYEKRVKEAHASGEVNIS; encoded by the exons atGGAAAAATATGAGCTTGTGAAAGACATAGGATCTGGGAATTTCGGGGTTGCTAGGCTTATGAGAAACAAAGAGACCAAAGAGCTCGTTGCCATGAAATATATCGAGCGCGGCCACAag ATTGATGAAAATGTGGCAAGAGAAATCATAAACCATAGATCCCTTCGCCATCCAAACATAATCCGGTTCAAGGAG GTCGTCTTGACTCCTACTCATCTCGCTATTGTCATGGAGTATGCTGCAGGTGGAGAGCTCTTCGAGCGAATCTGCACCGCTGGAAGATTCAGCGAAGATGAG GCAAGATATTTTTTCCAGCAGCTTATCTCAGGAGTTAATTATTGTCATTCTATG CAAATATGCCATCGAGATCTGAAGTTGGAAAATACTTTGCTGGATGGAAGCCCTGCTCCTCGACTGAAAATTTGTGACTTTGGTTATTCtaag TCTTCCCTGCTGCATTCAAGACCCAAATCAACTGTAGGAACTCCAGCATATATTGCACCTGAGGTTCTCTCTCGAAGGGAGTATGATGGCAAG TTGGCAGATGTATGGTCATGCGGGGTCACTCTTTATGTTATGCTGGTAGGAGCATACCCCTTTGAAGATCAAGAAGACCCAAAGAATTTCAGGAAAACCATTAAT CGAATAATGGCTGTTCAGTACAAGATTCCAGAATATGTTCACATATCTCAGGATTGCAGGCATCTCATTTCTCGCATTTTTGTTGCGAATCCTGCCAAG AGGATCACCATTAAAGAAATCAAGAACCACCCATGGTTTTTAAAGAACTTGCCTAGGGAACTAACAGAAGCAGCTCAAGTCATGTACTACAGGAGAGAAAACCCAAGCTTTTCAATCCAAACGGTAGAAGACATCATGAAGATAGTGGATGAAGCAAAATCTCCTCCACCGTCTTCCCGATCGGTTGGAGGTTTCGGCTGGGTTGGAGAAGAAGATGGCGATGCAAAGGAAGAAGCAGAGGCtgaggaagaggaagaggaggaagaagaggatGAGTATGAGAAGAGAGTGAAAGAGGCTCATGCAAGTGGTGAAGTGAATATCAGTTGA